A DNA window from Setaria viridis chromosome 2, Setaria_viridis_v4.0, whole genome shotgun sequence contains the following coding sequences:
- the LOC117846203 gene encoding uncharacterized protein → MTRRFVNLIVGSFTGHHPASTLHRINPWRCFYPTTQEALAAAEDTAAANNRPIMEDARLPPAAISFYKSYEPYGGIHFASLGSSSNDIISTDQDGNTLLYAAAARAIRVMPMPHEPKYAPVSITVGDGLYFLNRNPLQDHPFEALVHHPRDQQYISTDYTDEKWYWRPLPPPPYTLDRNECGKVEVDEEHRRLCYERNGKGPYVIGAYTVVGDQIWISTEGGGTFSFDTTSGLWSKAGNWALPFYGHVEYVPEHALWFGFTSECRQLAACDLGAAMPTRPPVVHTVWDELTPPLPPRWVPIMAFLLPLGGGKLCVARLFDLAEEGWCREKSNRHVDVDSFVVFTGVEIGRGSKGALSMIRHKSRRYSLGRGMAELL, encoded by the coding sequence ATGACCCGCCGGTTCGTTAATCTGATTGTTGGTAGTTTTACCGGCCATCACCCTGCTTCTACTCTGCACCGCATCAACCCCTGGAGGTGCTTCTACCCAACAACACAAGAGGCATTGGCAGCAGCAGAAGATACTGCTGCTGCAAATAACAGGCCAATCATGGAGGACGCTCGGCTGCCTCCCGCAGCCATATCCTTCTATAAATCCTATGAGCCGTACGGGGGCATCCACTTCGCATCCttaggcagcagcagcaacgacATCATATCCACGGATCAAGATGGTAACACTTTGCTatatgccgccgccgcccgcgccatcCGGGTTATGCCCATGCCGCATGAGCCCAAGTATGCACCCGTTTCCATCACCGTCGGCGACGGCCTCTACTTCCTCAACAGGAACCCTCTGCAAGACCATCCCTTCGAGGCCCTAGTCCACCACCCTCGAGATCAGCAATACATTTCCACCGACTACACCGACGAGAAGTGGTACTGGCGCCCTCTTCCACCACCTCCTTATACCCTTGATAGAAACGAATGCGGGAAGGTGGAGGTCGACGAGGAACACCGCAGGCTCTGTTATGAGAGAAACGGGAAGGGCCCCTATGTCATCGGCGCTTACACGGTGGTCGGTGATCAGATTTGGATATCTACTGAGGGTGGTGGCACCTTCTCTTTTGACACAACAAGCGGCCTATGGAGCAAGGCCGGCAACTGGGCGCTGCCGTTTTATGGCCACGTTGAGTACGTCCCGGAGCACGCGCTCTGGTTCGGCTTCACGTCTGAGTGCAGGCAGTTGGCTGCCTGTGACCTTGGCGCAGCGATGCCGACGAGGCCACCGGTGGTGCACACAGTGTGGGACGAGCTCACGCCACCACTGCCTCCGCGGTGGGTCCCGATCATGGCGTTCCTTCTGCCTCTCGGCGGGGGCAAGCTTTGCGTCGCCCGGCTGTTCGACCTGGCAGAGGAAGGCTGGTGCCGGGAGAAGAGCAACCGTCACGTGGATGTAGACAGCTTCGTGGTATTTACAGGCGTCGAGATTGGGCGCGGCAGCAAAGGGGCGCTCAGCATGATAAGGCACAAGTCCAGGCGTTACAGCCTCGGCCGCGGGATGGCCGAACTGCTGTGA